In Eupeodes corollae chromosome 3, idEupCoro1.1, whole genome shotgun sequence, a single genomic region encodes these proteins:
- the LOC129950079 gene encoding myb-like protein F has product MAIDMNLISLKDGGRFAMSWIAGTNPKSLRSTCQRQQIYSVDVQEVCEEMIESIKMKEDKLSFRILFRLCFGTIHIYAEQVKHLYDVTLSFVCFNTFVMKQYSRKRLSSNVGDDSYSKRIRLDSSEDLDISSLLMETEVFNEYTEDKFRFPNELGHNDSRRQKNTSTCIQINQITIRHVSWDNPMPETEDEFGDASQDERNILISGLNETMDSTRRFRSQKRKPCYDNSECSSFKKPCLLNESNESLDDFRYDSSFYDETISEAGLETQNETIQDTNKNITDYNDNNLTQIDFESTRKDTFLEDQYQSNVTENSSNRFSLEDSKDTPLPDLLQEYINRTNDKDNIVNTSSRIDSPNSNLTLDEIPRSATLTERKRKHSQILIDTNTKLPKLDCEDIWKHCYDIDKGDHLASPKDCRKPILFNKRIANRRVQNDKLLSRFNKNVKLRLQQDHNYNRELIVEEILGDDYEEFKNLLKIKTSYGEMYGRKKSQIKDKIQQFDDYNNNNIIENNNTNTNCTIINDNNNNLQIDKEQIHLQIETNSGYVRCERENNGLTLNCELHEIDPFAISFDFPVEAGHQRSEWGKEGIMTKLLFAWVSEEPIVNMKSIIVGANRINAALAFHTLLDLSGQQYIEIIKDETNSIESIEMGPEIIKLINKIYS; this is encoded by the exons atggCTATCGATATGAATTTAATATCACTTAAGGACGGAGGTAGGTTTGCTATGAGTTGGATTGCAGGAACAAATCCAAAATCTTTACGCTCAACCTGTCAACGACAGCAAATCTACTCGGTTGATGTTCAAGAAGTGTG cGAAGAAATGATAGAATCAATAAAGATGAAAGAAGATAAACTCTCATTTCGTATACTTTTTAGACTGTGCTTTGGAACGATTCATATTTATGCTGAACAGGTTAAGCATTTGTATG ATGTCACTTTGAGTTTCGTCTGTTTCAATACATTTGTAATGAAGCAATACTCTCGGAAGCGACTAAG TTCAAACGTAGGCGATGATTCTTACAGTAAAAGAATTCGTTTAGATTCATCAGAGGATCTTGATATTTCAAGTCTTCTGATGGAAACTGAAGTTTTTAATGAATACACCGAAGACAAATTCCGATTTCCCAATGAATTG GGACACAATGATTCTAGGAGACAAAAGAATACCTCGACTTGTATTCAGATAAATCAAATAACTATAAGACATGTAAGTTGGGACAATCCAATGCCAGAGACAGAAGATGAATTTGGAGATGCATCCCAAgatgaaagaaatattttaatatctggGTTAAACG AAACAATGGACAGTACTAGAAGATTTCGTAGCCAAAAAAGAAAG CCCTGTTATGATAACTCTGAATgttcatcatttaaaaaaccATGTC ttttaaatgaatCGAATGAATCACTTGATGATTTTCGATACGATTCATCTTTCTACGATGAAACAATATCAGAGGCTGGCCT CGAAACGCAAAATGAAACGATACAggacacaaataaaaatattactgatTACAATGACAA TAATCTCactcaaattgattttgaatccacacgaaaagatacatttttggaaGATCAGTATCAGTCCAATGTAACAGAAAATTCTAGCAATCGTTTTTCATTAGAG GACTCAAAAGATACTCCATTACCTGATTTATTACAAGAATATATAAACCGGACGAATGACAAAGATAACATTGTAAACACTTCCAGCAGAATTGACTcaccaaattcaaatttaactttAGATGAGATTCCTAGAAGTGCAACTCTGACAGAGAGAAAACGAAAACACTCGCAAATTCTTATTGACACCAATACAAAACTTCCAAAGCTCGATTGTGAAGATATTTGGAAGCATTGTTATGACATT GATAAAGGAGATCATCTAGCTTCACCGAAAGATTGTAGAAAACCAATACTATTCAATAAACGAATAGCAAATCGAAG agtaCAGAATGATAAATTGCTCAGtcgtttcaataaaaatgtgaaaCTTCGGTTGCAGCAAGATCATAATTATAATCGAGAACTCATTGTTGAAGAAATTCTAGGTGATGATTATGAAgagtttaaaaatttgcttaaaattaaaacaagttatgGCGAAATGTACGGAAGGAAAAAGTCACAGATTAAGGATAAAATTCAGCAATTTGATgattataacaataataacataATCGAAAATAACAATACTAACACAAATTGTACTATTATAAACgataataacaacaatttgcAAATTGATAAAGAACAAATTCATCTTCAAATTGAAACAAACAGCGGGTATGTTCGTTGTGAAAGGGAAAATAATGGTTTGACATTAAATTGTGAATTACATGAG atTGATCCCTTTGCAATATCTTTTGATTTTCCAGTAGAAGCTGGACATCAGAG ATCTGAATGGGGAAAAGAAGGAATAATGACAAAATTACTCTTTGCTTGGGTATCAGAGGAACCCATTGTCAATATGAAATCAATTATCGTCGGAGCCAATCGAATTAATGCAGCTTTAGCATTTCACACATTATTGG ATCTATCTGGTCAACAAtacattgaaataataaaagatgaaacaaattcaattgaatCGATTGAAATGGGTCCTGAGATtattaaactaataaataaGATATACTCGTGA
- the LOC129950081 gene encoding BOS complex subunit TMEM147 gives MTLYHFGNCIALVYVPYYMTYKYSGLSEYGAFWKCIQAGGIYIFTQLCKMLVLATFFDSETLTSTGEYVFLSELLRCSVDVADLLGFAVILSMIPGKGHSKLITAGLGWAAAEVILSRGLMLWVGARGAEFSWTYIQKCLESNVLLIQHISTATLIWLFTRHDVNKKLKPLVTFLLIATVFKGVWLEGLLSVLALGIWTTIAFKALTAAGIGFITLHIYTGLAQQIGI, from the exons ATGACTTTATATCATTTTGGTAATTGTATAGCTCTAGTCTATGTCCCATATTATATGACCTACAAATATTCTGGATT ATCAGAATATGGAGCATTTTGGAAGTGCATTCAAGCTGGGGGAATATACATATTTACTCAATTATGTAAAATGTTGGTTTTAGCAACATTCTTCGATTCGGAAACTCTAACTTCCACAGGggaatatgtttttctttca GAACTTCTTCGCTGCAGCGTTGATGTCGCCGATTTGCTTGGTTTCGCAGTGATCCTCTCAATGATCCCTGGAAAAGGCCATAGTAAGCTTATAACCGCCGGTTTGGGTTGGGCTGCTGCAGAAGTAATACTTTCACGTGGTCTCATGTTATGGGTTGGAGCTCGTGGGGCAGAATTCAGTTGGACTTACATTCAGAAGTGTTTAGAATCAAACGTTCTATTG ATTCAACACATTTCTACAGCCACACTAATCTGGCTATTCACCCGTCATGATgtgaacaaaaaacttaaacccTTGGTCACATTCTTGTTGATCGCAACAGTCTTCAAGGGTGTTTGGCTGGAGGGTCTGTTGAGTGTACTCGCATTAGGTATTTGGACAACAATTGCATTTAAGGCTTTGACCGCCGCCGGAATTGGTTTCATTACCTTGCATATTTACACAGGGCTTGCCCAACAAATTGGCATTTAA
- the LOC129951085 gene encoding syntaxin-5, with product MQTRRRLQSGVYTDAPLDDSISGTVTTTIPSSVVVDTQLDLQLQESDDNKKYSKGWNFRNFSNRIQISSGNALRALIQTPLTSAIASDSQYFGSAPQSQGQQLNQFEDEFGGDSLEEPFDKDKIIVMAARDRTNEFANAIRSLQSRNISRAVSVKDPRKARQIQSHSEFMMVAKLVGKNIASTYAKLEKLTLLAKKKSLFDDRPQEIQELTYIIKGDLNALNQQIARLQDISKDQRRTTNGKHLVSHSSNMVLALQSKLASMSTDFKQILEVRTENLKQQKTRRDQFSQGPMTSRMSAATAKQGSLLLSEENQISIDMSADENRPLLAGGSGGGHHSNQIQAQQQMVLYDESDNYVQQRAETMQNIESTIVELGGIFQQLAHMVKEQEEIVERIDTNVQDAELNIEAAHGEILKYFQSVSKNRWLMIKIFGVLIFFFIFFVVFLA from the exons ATGCAAACTAGACGTCGCTTACAATCAGGAGTTTACACTGACGCACCGCTGGACGATAGTATAAGCGGCACAGTAACCACAACTATTCCATCGTCTGTTGTCGTTGACACACAACTCGATCTACAGCTCCAGGAATCGGACGACAATAAGAAATATTCCAAAGGTTGGAACTTTCGTAACTTCTCGAATCGCATCCAAATTTCATCGGGGAATGCCCTCAGGGCATTGATACAAACTCCACTGACCTCAGCAATAGCATCAGATTCACAATATTTTGGATCGGCCCCTCAGAGCCAGGGACAGCAGTTGAATCAATTCGAAGACGAGTTTGGTGGTGATTCGTTGGAGGAACCCTTTGACAAGGACAAAATAATCGTAATGGCAGCTCGAGATAGAACGAACGAATTTGCGAATGCGATACGTTCGCTGCAAAGCAGAAATATATCGCGAGCAGTTAGCGTAAAAGATCCACGCAAAGCCAGACAAATTCAGAGCCATTCAGAGTTTATGATGGTGGCTAAGTTGGTTGGAAAAAATATCGCTAGCACCTACGCCAAGCTGGAGAAATTGACACTCT tgGCAAAAAAGAAAAGTCTCTTCGATGATAGACCCCAGGAAATTCAAGAACTCACATACATCATTAAAGGTGACCTAAATGCGCTGAACCAGCAAATAGCCCGCCTCCAGGACATTTCAAAAGACCAACGTCGTACCACCAACGGCAAGCATTTGGTATCACATTCCTCAAATATGGTACTCGCCCTCCAATCCAAATTGGCCAGCATGAGTACAGATTTCAAGCAAATCCTCGAGGTGAGAACCGAGAatttgaaacaacaaaaaacccgACGTGACCAATTCAGCCAAGGACCAATGACCAGCCGAATGTCGGCAGCAACAGCCAAACAAGGAAGTCTCCTGCTAAGCGAAGAGAATCAGATTAGCATTGACATGTCCGCCGATGAGAATCGTCCACTCCTTGCCGGTGGATCGGGCGGCGGCCACCATTCGAATCAAATACAAGCCCAACAGCAAATGGTGCTGTACGATGAATCTGATAATTACGTCCAACAACGAGCTGAAACTATGCAAAATATCGAAAGTACAATTGTGGAATTGGGTGGAATATTCCAGCAGCTGGCACACATGGTGAAGGAACAGGAGGAAATCGTTGAGCGAATCGACACGAATGTGCAGGACGCCGAATTGAATATTGAGGCAGCCCACGGAGAGATTCTCAAGTATTTCCAATCGGTATCGAAAAATCGTTGGCTTATGATTAAGATATTCGGTGTTCTGatattcttctttattttctttgttgtatttttagcgtaa